One region of Dysidea avara chromosome 1, odDysAvar1.4, whole genome shotgun sequence genomic DNA includes:
- the LOC136239387 gene encoding uncharacterized protein: MVDVGTHKSLEEPPGIPAFCGCHKQSSSVQALSNAMAEVAKNFAPKPQRPLPTSDTDTPGSSTVSPGKIANLRVSYLQQLKDLHGLYDCGALNESEFLEQKKPILEQLTKLKP; this comes from the exons ATGGTAGATGTGGGAACTCACAA GTCTTTAGAAGAACCACCTGGGATACCTGCATTTTGTGGTTGTCACAAACAATCAAGTTCTGTGCAAGCTCTAAGCAATGCAATGGCAGAAGTAGCAAAGAATTTTGCACCAAAACCACAGAGACCATTGCCAACAAGTGATACTGATACCCCAGGGTCATCTACAGTGTCTCCTGGAAAAATTGCTAACTTGAGGGTCAGTTATCTTCAACAGCTGAAGGATTTGCATGGTCTCTATGACTGTGGTGCTCTGAATGAGTCAGAATTCTTGGAGCAGAAAAAGCCAATATTGGAGCAGTTGACAAAGCTTAAGCCCTAG
- the LOC136239398 gene encoding probable serine/threonine-protein kinase DDB_G0267514 isoform X2, giving the protein MEESLRKFSIQGVTPTGKELRVGAYARIYEVDYCGSLYAAKEIHEVLILGTSEEEFRKIKTYFLTECSHHSELRHANIVQFIGIYWPTAINMRILPNLVMEKMDCSLTTLVNEKNLQLPLHKVLSILHDVSLGVWYLHCRDPPFMHRDLTPSNVFVNTTSLVAKISDFAVMRVVSPYIHDRDDKTKLPGIFMAPEAFSPSCGLPLDVFSYGGVALFTITGEWPSPNNLLVAVSEVERRKKYLDKIRGDVVVLKILVEECLHDNPNMRPTMENVSTRIKEIKEDYVRRHPDVENAAERNSQHFQEQLQQKDQQLSQKDRQIHQKDQELHQRNQEIRQKTQDVQQKDQQIQQKDQQIQQKDQEIFQLNQQMHRQLFEKDQQIHQLQQSNRSLPQSLNQQSESTDWVIQRREITILEKTLGKGGWGAVTEAMFRGCKVAAKCLHNEIISPYNLGLFSREMNMAARCRHPNILQFIGATNQGLPIIVTELMHTSLRKILEQGQLNSNQIIPISLGVAYGLNYLHRNTPAILHRDVSSANVLLNPLPNNQWHPKLSDFGSTNFVRASSTINAGNPTYASPEANQGQHSTAMDVFSYGVLMFEMCSRELPATPPKQSHLHQVRWGATENMLRNPIWSCLAVDVQRRPDMDYVINDLLRIRQ; this is encoded by the exons ATGGAAGAATCATTACGAAAATTTTCGATTCAAGGTGTCACACCCACTGGTAAAGAGTTGAGAGTGGGTGCTTATGCAAGAATATATGAAGTAGACTATTGTGGATCTTTGTATGCTGCAAAAGAGATTCATGAAGTATTAATACTGGGCACCAGCGAAGAAGAGTTTCGTAAAATAAAGACCTACTTTTTGACAGAGTGCAGTCATCACAGTGAGCTTCGCCATGCAAACATCGTTCAGTTTATTGGTATCTACTGGCCTACTGCTATTAACATGCGGATTTTACCAAATTTGGTGATGGAAAAGATGGATTGCAGTCTAACGACATTGGTGAATGAAAAGAACCTACAATTACCCCTTCATAAGGTACTATCTATTCTCCATGATGTATCACTGGGTGTGTGGTACCTGCATTGTCGTGATCCTCCTTTTATGCATCGAGACCTGACACCAAGTAATGTTTTTGTGAACACTACTTCACTTGTGGCTAAAATTTCTGACTTTGCAGTAATGAGAGTGGTATCACCATACATCCATGACAGAGATGATAAGACCAAATTACCAGGCATATTCATGGCACCTGAAGCATTTTCTCCATCATGTGGCCTACCATTGGATGTCTTTAGCTATGGTGGTGTAGCTCTTTTTACAATTACTGGTGAATGGCCTAGTCCAAACAATCTCTTGGTAGCTGTGAGTGAAGTTGAACGTCGTAAGAAGTACTTGGATAAGATAAGAGGAGATGTTGTTGTGTTAAAAATACTAGTGGAGGAGTGTCTGCATGATAATCCCAATATGAGGCCAACCATGGAAAATGTATCTACTAGAATAAAGGAAATAAAAGAAGATTATGTGAGAAGACATCCAGATGTTGAG AATGCAGCAGAAAGGAACAGTCAACATTTTCAAGAGCAGTTACAACAGAAAGATCAGCAATTAAGTCAGAAAGACCGGCAAATACATCAAAAAGACCAAGAGCTGCATCAAAGAAATCAGGAAATTCGCCAAAAGACCCAAGATgtgcaacagaaagatcaacagatacaacagaaagatcaacaGATACAGCAAAAAGATCAAGAAATTTTCCAGTTGAATCAACAAATGCACCGACAACTGTTTGAAAAAGATCAGCAAATTCACCAACTACAGCAAAGCAACCGCAGTTTGCCTCAGTCACTTAATCAGCAGTCTGAGTCAACAGACTGGGTCATACAAAGACGTGAAATAACAATCCTTGAAAAAACTTTGGGCAAAGGGGGGTGGGGTGCAGTAACAGAAGCTATGTTCCGTGGTTGCAAAGTGGCTGCCAAGTGTCTTCATAATGAGATAATATCACCCTACAATTTGGGTCTGTTTAGCCGGGAAATGAATATGGCTGCCAGATGTCGTCATCCTAACATATTACAATTTATTGGTGCCACTAATCAGGGACTTCCCATTATTGTCACTGAGTTGATGCACACCAGTCTTAGAAAGATCTTAGAACAAGGTCAACTCAACAGCAACCAAATTATTCCAATTTCACTGGGTGTGGCTTATGGACTGAACTACCTGCACAGGAACACTCCTGCAATCCTTCATCGTGATGTCAGCAGTGCTAATGTGCTCCTCAATCCTTTACCCAACAACCAGTGGCACCCCAAGCTGTCTGATTTTGGCTCTACCAATTTTGTGCGAGCTAGTAGTACCATCAATGCTGGTAACCCAACCTATGCATCACCTGAAGCCAACCAAGGTCAACACTCTACTGCAATGGATGTGTTCAGCTATGGTGTTCTTATGTTTGAAATGTGTTCTAGAGAGTTGCCTGCTACACCACCAAAACAATCACACCTGCATCAGGTGAGATGGGGAGCTACTGAGAATATGCTGAGAAATCCAATTTGGAGTTGCCTTGCCGTAGACGTTCAGAGGAGACCTGATATGGATTATGTGATAAACGACTTACTCCGTATTAGGCAATGA
- the LOC136239398 gene encoding serine/threonine-protein kinase WNK-like isoform X1: protein MDRISNMEESLRKCSLEGVTPTGKELGSGAYGKVYKVLYCGISYAAKEIHSLLIEYTDNATVKVDFLTECCHHSQFRHPNIVQFIGVYWRTAYSPLPALVMEKMDYTLRALVERSPSFPLHKVLSILHDVSLGVWYLHCHDPPFIHRDLTPNNVFVNTTSLVAKISDFAAMRVASPYSHDRDDMTTVPGTPDFMAPEAFSQRLPYGLPLDVFSYGGVALFTIAGEWPSPTDQQVIDPKTNSWVMVSEVERRKKYLNKIRGDVVVLRILVEECLHDNRNMRPTMENISTRIKEIKEDYVRRHPDVENAAERNSQHFQEQLQQKDQQLSQKDRQIHQKDQELHQRNQEIRQKTQDVQQKDQQIQQKDQQIQQKDQEIFQLNQQMHRQLFEKDQQIHQLQQSNRSLPQSLNQQSESTDWVIQRREITILEKTLGKGGWGAVTEAMFRGCKVAAKCLHNEIISPYNLGLFSREMNMAARCRHPNILQFIGATNQGLPIIVTELMHTSLRKILEQGQLNSNQIIPISLGVAYGLNYLHRNTPAILHRDVSSANVLLNPLPNNQWHPKLSDFGSTNFVRASSTINAGNPTYASPEANQGQHSTAMDVFSYGVLMFEMCSRELPATPPKQSHLHQVRWGATENMLRNPIWSCLAVDVQRRPDMDYVINDLLRIRQ, encoded by the exons ATGGACCGAATAAGTAATATGGAAGAATCACTGCGAAAATGTTCGCTTGAGGGTGTCACACCCACTGGTAAAGAGTTAGGAAGCGGTGCTTATGGAAAAGTATATAAAGTACTGTATTGTGGAATTTCGTATGCTGCGAAAGAGATTCATAGTTTATTGATAGAATACACCGATAATGCTACAGTAAAAGTCGATTTTTTGACAGAGTGCTGTCATCACAGTCAATTTCGCCATCCAAACATCGTTCAGTTTATTGGTGTCTACTGGCGTACTGCTTACAGCCCTTTACCAGCATTGGTGATGGAAAAGATGGATTACACTCTAAGGGCATTGGTAGAAAGAAGCCCATCCTTCCCCCTACATAAAGTGCTATCTATTCTCCATGATGTATCACTGGGTGTGTGGTACCTGCATTGTCATGACCCTCCTTTTATACATCGTGACCTGACGCCAAATAATGTTTTTGTGAACACTACTTCACTGGTGGCTAAAATTTCTGACTTTGCAGCAATGAGAGTGGCATCACCATACAGCCATGACAGAGATGATATGACCACAGTACCAGGCACACCAGACTTCATGGCACCTGAAGCATTTTCTCAACGACTACCATATGGCCTACCATTGGATGTCTTTAGCTATGGTGGCGTAGCTCTTTTTACAATTGCTGGTGAATGGCCTAGTCCAACTGATCAACAGGTAATAGATCCCAAAACCAATAGCTGGGTGATGGTGAGTGAAGTTGAACGTCGTAAGAAGTACTTGAATAAGATAAGAGGAGATGTTGTTGTTTTAAGAATACTAGTGGAGGAGTGTCTGCATGATAATCGCAATATGAGGCCAACCATGGAAAACATATCTACTAGAATAAAGGAAATAAAAGAAGATTATGTGAGACGACATCCAGATGTTGAG AATGCAGCAGAAAGGAACAGTCAACATTTTCAAGAGCAGTTACAACAGAAAGATCAGCAATTAAGTCAGAAAGACCGGCAAATACATCAAAAAGACCAAGAGCTGCATCAAAGAAATCAGGAAATTCGCCAAAAGACCCAAGATgtgcaacagaaagatcaacagatacaacagaaagatcaacaGATACAGCAAAAAGATCAAGAAATTTTCCAGTTGAATCAACAAATGCACCGACAACTGTTTGAAAAAGATCAGCAAATTCACCAACTACAGCAAAGCAACCGCAGTTTGCCTCAGTCACTTAATCAGCAGTCTGAGTCAACAGACTGGGTCATACAAAGACGTGAAATAACAATCCTTGAAAAAACTTTGGGCAAAGGGGGGTGGGGTGCAGTAACAGAAGCTATGTTCCGTGGTTGCAAAGTGGCTGCCAAGTGTCTTCATAATGAGATAATATCACCCTACAATTTGGGTCTGTTTAGCCGGGAAATGAATATGGCTGCCAGATGTCGTCATCCTAACATATTACAATTTATTGGTGCCACTAATCAGGGACTTCCCATTATTGTCACTGAGTTGATGCACACCAGTCTTAGAAAGATCTTAGAACAAGGTCAACTCAACAGCAACCAAATTATTCCAATTTCACTGGGTGTGGCTTATGGACTGAACTACCTGCACAGGAACACTCCTGCAATCCTTCATCGTGATGTCAGCAGTGCTAATGTGCTCCTCAATCCTTTACCCAACAACCAGTGGCACCCCAAGCTGTCTGATTTTGGCTCTACCAATTTTGTGCGAGCTAGTAGTACCATCAATGCTGGTAACCCAACCTATGCATCACCTGAAGCCAACCAAGGTCAACACTCTACTGCAATGGATGTGTTCAGCTATGGTGTTCTTATGTTTGAAATGTGTTCTAGAGAGTTGCCTGCTACACCACCAAAACAATCACACCTGCATCAGGTGAGATGGGGAGCTACTGAGAATATGCTGAGAAATCCAATTTGGAGTTGCCTTGCCGTAGACGTTCAGAGGAGACCTGATATGGATTATGTGATAAACGACTTACTCCGTATTAGGCAATGA